GCGACCACTACGACGTACCGGAGGCGCACTACGCGGACGCGGTACGGGCCGGGGCCCGGGAGGTCGGCTCGAAGGAGCTGGTCCGGCGCCTCACCGCGGCCGGGCTGCGCAGGCCGAAGGGGCGGCCGGCACCGACGGGGAGTCCTGCGCCCACGGCGCGCCGTGCGCCGGCGGAGCCCTCGACGCCCGGGTAGCGGGCCCGCCGGGGGGTGCCGGCGGTGTGCGGCTGCCCGGTCGTGGGCCGCCCCTCACGCGCCCGTCGAGGGGACCGAGTCCGCTCGCGCCGGCCGCTCCGCGCGAGCCGCCGTGCTCTTCGCGATCAGCCGGGACCGGGACCGCGTCCCGCCGGTCCCGTCCGCGCCGCCGCGCTGGAGGCGTAGCGCCACGCCCACCGCCGCCAGGGCCAGGGCCGTCATCGCCGCGCCCGCCCAGGCCGTGGAGGCGAAGCCGAAGTCCAGGTCGATCACCGTGCCACCGAGCCACGGGCCACTCGTGTTGCCCAGGTTGAACGCCGCCGTCGTGGTGGCTCCGGCCAGCGTCGGGGCGGCCCCGGCA
This sequence is a window from Streptomyces parvus. Protein-coding genes within it:
- a CDS encoding DUF4031 domain-containing protein, translated to MTLYIDPPTWPGHGRLWSHLVSDVSFEELHAFAAAIGCPPRAFERDHYDVPEAHYADAVRAGAREVGSKELVRRLTAAGLRRPKGRPAPTGSPAPTARRAPAEPSTPG